DNA sequence from the Deinococcus depolymerans genome:
CCTGCACGACCTGCCGCTGCGCCGCACCGCGCCCCTGGCCGACATGACCCTCCCGGAGCTGCTGACCGAGCACGCCGAGGGCCGCCGCACGCTCCTGCGCGTCCTCGACCGGCTGCTGACCGTGGGCGAGACGCACGACCTGCGCGCCTGGACCCTGGGGGAGGAGGTCCCGCCGGCCGTGTACGTCCTCGCGTTGCGCGGGCGCCTCGCCCGGCTGGACGACCTGATCGCCGCGCAGCGCGTGACCCCCTGATACGGACTCCGATTGAATGGCTTTATAAGCCATTCAATCCGAGCGGATGCGACTCGTAGAGCTGCTCCGCAGAGGAGGAGAGAAACGGGTTCCGGACGTGGAGTTGGCGACCCGGTGCCGTTCCGGGTTGTCAACGAAACAAACGGCAGTCCGTATGATCAGTCCGTGAAGCGCAGCAGGTACCCGTCCGGGTCCTGTACCAGCAGTTGCCGTTGCGTGTGCGGCGTGTCGCCCTCCATGTACGTCTCGGTGCGTAACGGCTGGAACAGCGGGTAGGCTTCCCCGGTCAGGCGGGCGTGCAGGGCGTCCAGGTCCGGGTGAACGATCTGGAATTTGATGCCGCGCCCGTAGGGACGTTCCAGCGGCCCCGTCAGCCACGCTCCCTCCGCGTGCGCCTGCTCCAGCATCCACTGCGCGCGGCCCAGGCTCAGGTACGCGAACCCGGGCCGCGTGTAGTTCAGTGTGAAGCCGAACATGCGGGTGTACACGCCGAGACTGTGCGGCAGGTCGCTCACCATCAGCTCGGGCACGAGCGCGGCCCACCCGGTTACGGGCACCAGGGATTGGTTGTCGGTCATACCTGCACGGGAGCGGCCCGGCGTGGCTGCGGGATGCGCGCGGCTGGCCTACGCGCCGCGCCGTCCCGACCCTGAAAACGAAAAATCCGTCCTGCGCGGACGGTGATAA
Encoded proteins:
- a CDS encoding VOC family protein, producing MTDNQSLVPVTGWAALVPELMVSDLPHSLGVYTRMFGFTLNYTRPGFAYLSLGRAQWMLEQAHAEGAWLTGPLERPYGRGIKFQIVHPDLDALHARLTGEAYPLFQPLRTETYMEGDTPHTQRQLLVQDPDGYLLRFTD